One Microcaecilia unicolor chromosome 4, aMicUni1.1, whole genome shotgun sequence genomic region harbors:
- the LOC115468897 gene encoding DEP domain-containing protein 1B-like isoform X1, producing the protein MEYKIIGPGPYQATKLWNKIIELFRAGMSLQKHRIHFRSYDNCFSASEAVEYLHDLLRCNQNFGPDVSRKQTIQLLKKFLKNHVTEDVKGRWGTEDVEDNGCLYKFLPSSPLKSFPKKAMCRSDPPEFPGWEENEPETSQEHNPMKSITMRSDLWYKRHSIAIGEIPACRLIKRRELMDADVEEIWKFMTLLHLQRILGLDSLNDVLDTKLVNPKHIMHNVYSTIKQGVVILEDKSEELPHWMLSAMKCLANWPDFSDMKQPRDVFKTIADYHSHLKEPLLTYQHFDAFVNVLGLLQKRQVAIAALQVCCLLLPSENRRKLQLLMRMMARISLNKRMPSLSDTVGNRMLMVQTFSRCILCSKDEVDLVELLATRLVVFMMDNYVEILNILHTLQTTVEEHVAHLRRVQIKYQGPDLDAALSTHSYYSWINTDNFEFQKSSHAEEQLATLLEEIIVNKKLSVKDKKKKLKQFQKSYLGIYKERFPTPESEAVLFPEKPKLKPLLLFFALKKPFQPFQRTRSFRM; encoded by the coding sequence ATGGAGTATAAAATAATCGGTCCCGGGCCTTATCAAGCTACGAAACTGTGGAATAAAATTATTGAGCTGTTTCGTGCTGGTATGTCATTGCAGAAGCACCGTATACATTTCAGAAGTTATGATAATTGCTTTTCTGCATCTGAAGCAGTAGAGTACCTGCATGATTTGCTGCGATGTAACCAAAATTTTGGACCAGATGTATCTCGCAAACAGACAATTCAGCTGCTAAAAAAATTTCTGAAAAATCATGTAACTGAAGATGTGAAAGGAAGATGGGGtacagaagatgttgaagacaATGGATGCTTATATAAGTTTCTTCCTTCCTCGCCCCTGAAATCATTTCCAAAGAAAGCCATGTGTAGATCTGACCCACCTGAATTCCCAGGCTGGGAGGAAAATGAACCAGAAACTTCCCAAGAGCATAACCCAATGAAGTCCATCACAATGAGGTCTGATTTGTGGTACAAACGTCACAGTATTGCAATTGGAGAAATTCCTGCATGTAGACTGATTAAGCGCAGAGAATTGATGGATGCAGACGTAGAAGAAATATGGAAATTCATGACACTACTGCATTTGCAGAGGATCCTTGGACTGGACTCGTTGAATGATGTATTAGATACAAAGCTTGTAAATCCCAAGCATATAATGCACAATGTGTACAGTACCATTAAGCAAGGAGTTGTAATCTTGGAAGATAAGTCAGAGGAACTCCCTCATTGGATGCTGTCAGCAATGAAGTGTTTAGCAAATTGGCCTGATTTTTCAGATATGAAGCAACCAAGGGATGTCTTCAAGACCATAGCAGATTATCATAGCCATCTGAAAGAACCTCTTCTCACATACCAACATTTTGATGCTTTTGTAAATGTTTTGGGTCTGTTACAGAAAAGGCAGGTAGCCATTGCAGCACTTCAGGTTTGCTGTCTTCTTCTTCCGTCAGAGAATCGAAGAAAGCTTCAGTTACTGATGAGGATGATGGCCAGAATTAGCCTTAACAAAAGGATGCCTTCTCTTTCTGACACAGTGGGAAATAGAATGCTGATGGTGCAGACCTTTTCACGTTGTATTTTGTGTTCTAAAGATGAAGTGGACTTGGTCGAACTGTTGGCTACTAGGCTTGTAGTATTTATGATGGACAATTATGTTGAAATTTTAAATATTCTTCataccttgcaaactactgttgaAGAACATGTGGCACATTTGCGCAGAGTCCAGATTAAATATCAAGGTCCTGATTTGGATGCAGCCTTATCTACGCACTCATACTACTCTTGGATAAATACTGATAACTTTGAATTCCAGAAATCAAGTCATGCCGAAGAACAACTTGCAACGTTACTGGAGGAAATAATAGTGAATAAAAAATTATCTGTCAAAGACAAAAAGAAGAAGCTAAAACAGTTTCAGAAATCTTATCTTGGAATCTACAAGGAACGATTTCCCACTCCTGAAAGTGAGGCAGTGTTGTTTCCAGAAAAACCTAAACTGAAGCCTCTGCTTCTGTTTTTTGCACTGAAAAAGCCTTTCCAGCCATTTCAAAGAACAAGAAGCTTTCGAATGTAA
- the LOC115468897 gene encoding DEP domain-containing protein 1B-like isoform X2, producing the protein MEYKIIGPGPYQATKLWNKIIELFRAGMSLQKHRIHFRSYDNCFSASEAVEYLHDLLRCNQNFGPDVSRKQTIQLLKKFLKNHVTEDVKGRWGTEDVEDNGCLYKFLPSSPLKSFPKKAMCRSDPPEFPGWEENEPETSQEHNPMKSITMRSDLWYKRHSIAIGEIPACRLIKRRELMDADVEEIWKFMTLLHLQRILGLDSLNDVLDTKLVNPKHIMHNVYSTIKQGVVILEDKSEELPHWMLSAMKCLANWPDFSDMKQPRDVFKTIADYHSHLKEPLLTYQHFDAFVNVLGLLQKRQVAIAALQVCCLLLPSENRRKLQLLMRMMARISLNKRMPSLSDTVGNRMLMVQTFSRCILCSKDEVDLVELLATRLVVFMMDNYVEILNILHTLQTTVEEHVAHLRRLKQFQKSYLGIYKERFPTPESEAVLFPEKPKLKPLLLFFALKKPFQPFQRTRSFRM; encoded by the exons ATGGAGTATAAAATAATCGGTCCCGGGCCTTATCAAGCTACGAAACTGTGGAATAAAATTATTGAGCTGTTTCGTGCTGGTATGTCATTGCAGAAGCACCGTATACATTTCAGAAGTTATGATAATTGCTTTTCTGCATCTGAAGCAGTAGAGTACCTGCATGATTTGCTGCGATGTAACCAAAATTTTGGACCAGATGTATCTCGCAAACAGACAATTCAGCTGCTAAAAAAATTTCTGAAAAATCATGTAACTGAAGATGTGAAAGGAAGATGGGGtacagaagatgttgaagacaATGGATGCTTATATAAGTTTCTTCCTTCCTCGCCCCTGAAATCATTTCCAAAGAAAGCCATGTGTAGATCTGACCCACCTGAATTCCCAGGCTGGGAGGAAAATGAACCAGAAACTTCCCAAGAGCATAACCCAATGAAGTCCATCACAATGAGGTCTGATTTGTGGTACAAACGTCACAGTATTGCAATTGGAGAAATTCCTGCATGTAGACTGATTAAGCGCAGAGAATTGATGGATGCAGACGTAGAAGAAATATGGAAATTCATGACACTACTGCATTTGCAGAGGATCCTTGGACTGGACTCGTTGAATGATGTATTAGATACAAAGCTTGTAAATCCCAAGCATATAATGCACAATGTGTACAGTACCATTAAGCAAGGAGTTGTAATCTTGGAAGATAAGTCAGAGGAACTCCCTCATTGGATGCTGTCAGCAATGAAGTGTTTAGCAAATTGGCCTGATTTTTCAGATATGAAGCAACCAAGGGATGTCTTCAAGACCATAGCAGATTATCATAGCCATCTGAAAGAACCTCTTCTCACATACCAACATTTTGATGCTTTTGTAAATGTTTTGGGTCTGTTACAGAAAAGGCAGGTAGCCATTGCAGCACTTCAGGTTTGCTGTCTTCTTCTTCCGTCAGAGAATCGAAGAAAGCTTCAGTTACTGATGAGGATGATGGCCAGAATTAGCCTTAACAAAAGGATGCCTTCTCTTTCTGACACAGTGGGAAATAGAATGCTGATGGTGCAGACCTTTTCACGTTGTATTTTGTGTTCTAAAGATGAAGTGGACTTGGTCGAACTGTTGGCTACTAGGCTTGTAGTATTTATGATGGACAATTATGTTGAAATTTTAAATATTCTTCataccttgcaaactactgttgaAGAACATGTGGCACATTTGCGCAGA CTAAAACAGTTTCAGAAATCTTATCTTGGAATCTACAAGGAACGATTTCCCACTCCTGAAAGTGAGGCAGTGTTGTTTCCAGAAAAACCTAAACTGAAGCCTCTGCTTCTGTTTTTTGCACTGAAAAAGCCTTTCCAGCCATTTCAAAGAACAAGAAGCTTTCGAATGTAA